The following are encoded together in the Carettochelys insculpta isolate YL-2023 chromosome 24, ASM3395843v1, whole genome shotgun sequence genome:
- the SFPQ gene encoding splicing factor, proline- and glutamine-rich isoform X2, whose amino-acid sequence MSRDRFRSRGGGGGGFHRRGGGGGGRGGPNHDFRSPPPGMGMGQNRGPMGGGPQGVGGPPGGGPKPEPPKPPISTSTPPASSTSTATTSGPAGSQAGSAAPVGQQQQQQPQAAGQQQSQAQAAASAPPSTPTGAGGQGQQQPPPKPSPSPAGGPKKGQGQSPGGGPKGPGGPQQGPGGQHPKGGQGHRGGPGGEQRGRGQAQQHLGQGLPPQQGPAGGGGEKSADEGFKANLSLLRRPGEKTYTQRCRLFVGNLPADITDEEFKRLFAKYGEPGEVFINKGKGFGFIKLESRALAEIAKAELDDIPMRGRQLRVRFATHAAALSVRNLSPYVSNELLEESFSQFGPVERAVVIVDDRGRSTGKGIVEFASKPAARKAFERCTEGVFLLTTTPRPVIVEPLEQLDDEDGLPEKLAQKNPMYQKERETPPRFAQHGTFEFEYSQRWKSLDEMEKQQRDQVEKNMKDAKDKLESEMEDAYHEHQANLLRQDLMRRQEELRRMEELHNQEMQKRKEMQLRQEEERRRREEEMMIRQREMEEQMRRQREENYSRMGYMDPRERDMRMGGASTMNMGDPYGAAAQKFPPMGGGAGIGYEASPGVGQPAISGSMMGSDMVKMMRAE is encoded by the exons ATGTCCCGGGATCGGTTTCGCAGTCGAGGCGGTGGGGGCGGCGGTTTCCACCGGCGCGGAGGAGGCGGCGGTGGCCGGGGAGGCCCGAACCACGATTTCCGGTCTCCACCGCCCGGCATGGGTATGGGCCAGAACCGCGGCCCCATGGGGGGCGGCCCGCAGGGTGTGGGCGGCCCTCCCGGCGGGGGCCCGAAGCCCGAACCCCCTAAGCCGCCCATCTCGACGTCCACGCCGCCCGCCTCGTCCACCTCTACCGCCACTACCTCGGGCCCCGCCGGCAGCCAGGCCGGCTCCGCGGCGccggtggggcagcagcagcagcagcagccacaggccgcTGGACAGCAACAATCGCAGGCCCAGGCTGCCGCCTCCGCGCCCCCTTCCACCCCGACCGGCGCtggagggcagggccagcagcagccgccaccgAAACCgagcccctcccccgcaggcGGCCCCAAGAAAGGGCAAGGCCAGTCTCCGGGCGGGGGGCCGAAGGGGCCGGGGGGCCCCCAGCAAGGCCCGGGCGGTCAGCACCCcaaaggggggcaggggcaccggGGCGGCCCGGGCGGCGAACAACGCGGAaggggccaggcccagcagcacctTGGCCAAGGGCTCCCTCCGCAGCAGGGCCCGGCCGGAGGCGGCGGCGAGAAGAGCGCGGATGAG GGCTTTAAAGCAAATCTGTCTCTCCTGAGGCGGCCTGGAGAAAAGACCTACACTCAACGTTGCCGTCTGTTTGTGGGCAACTTGCCTGCTGACATTACGGATGAAGAGTTTAAAAGATTATTTGCTAAGTATGGGGAGCCTGGAGAGGTTTTTATCAATAAGGGGAAAGGATTTGGATTCATTAAGTTG GAATCCAGAGCCCTGGCTGAAATTGCAAAGGCTGAACTTGATGATATTCCCATGAGGGGCCGACAACTTCGTGTTCGTTTTGCCACGCATGCTGCTGCTTTGTCCGTGCGTAATCTTTCACCCTATGTGTCCAATGAGTTACTGGAGGAATCCTTTTCACAGTTCGGTCCAGTTGAAAGAGCTGTTGTGATTGTAGATGATCGTGGCAGATCAACAGGAAAAGGCATTGTTGAATTTGCATCGAAGCCAGCTGCAAGAAAAGCATTTGAACGGTGTACCGAAGGAGTATTCTTGTTGACAAC tacTCCTAGGCCAGTTATTGTGGAGCCACTTGAACAGCTGGATGATGAAGATGGTCTTCCAGAAAAGCTTGCTCAGAAGAATCCAATGTATCAAAA GGAACGAGAAACTCCACCCCGCTTTGCTCagcatggcacttttgaatttgAATATTCCCAGAGGTGGAAGTCCTTAGATGAAATGGAAAAACAGCAAAGAGATCAGGTAGAGAAAAACATGAAAGATGCAAAGGACAAGCTTGAAAGTGAAATGGAAGATGCCTATCATGAACATCAGGCAAATCTCTTGCGTCAAG ATCTTATGAGGCGTCAGGAAGAATTGAGGCGTATGGAGGAACTTCATAATCAAGAAATGCAGAAACGTAAGGAGATGCAGCTGAG GCAGGAGGAAGAACGTCGTCGACGGGAAGAGGAAATGATGATTCGTCAGCgtgagatggaggaacagatgagAAGACAAAGGGAAGAGAACTACAGTAGAATGGGTTACATGGATCCA agagagagagacatgagaATGGGTGGTGCCAGCACAATGAACATGGGAG ATCCCTATGGTGCAGCAGCTCAGAAATTCCCACCTATGGGTGGTGGTGCCGGCATAGGTTATGAAGCCAGTCCTGGAGTTGGCCAACCAGCCATAAGTGGTTCTATGATGGGAAGTGACATG GTGAAGATGATGCGAGCTGAGTGA
- the SFPQ gene encoding splicing factor, proline- and glutamine-rich isoform X1 translates to MSRDRFRSRGGGGGGFHRRGGGGGGRGGPNHDFRSPPPGMGMGQNRGPMGGGPQGVGGPPGGGPKPEPPKPPISTSTPPASSTSTATTSGPAGSQAGSAAPVGQQQQQQPQAAGQQQSQAQAAASAPPSTPTGAGGQGQQQPPPKPSPSPAGGPKKGQGQSPGGGPKGPGGPQQGPGGQHPKGGQGHRGGPGGEQRGRGQAQQHLGQGLPPQQGPAGGGGEKSADEGFKANLSLLRRPGEKTYTQRCRLFVGNLPADITDEEFKRLFAKYGEPGEVFINKGKGFGFIKLESRALAEIAKAELDDIPMRGRQLRVRFATHAAALSVRNLSPYVSNELLEESFSQFGPVERAVVIVDDRGRSTGKGIVEFASKPAARKAFERCTEGVFLLTTTPRPVIVEPLEQLDDEDGLPEKLAQKNPMYQKERETPPRFAQHGTFEFEYSQRWKSLDEMEKQQRDQVEKNMKDAKDKLESEMEDAYHEHQANLLRQDLMRRQEELRRMEELHNQEMQKRKEMQLRQEEERRRREEEMMIRQREMEEQMRRQREENYSRMGYMDPRERDMRMGGASTMNMGDPYGAAAQKFPPMGGGAGIGYEASPGVGQPAISGSMMGSDMRTERFGQGAAGPVGGQGPRGLGPGTPAGYGRGREEYEGPNKKPRF, encoded by the exons ATGTCCCGGGATCGGTTTCGCAGTCGAGGCGGTGGGGGCGGCGGTTTCCACCGGCGCGGAGGAGGCGGCGGTGGCCGGGGAGGCCCGAACCACGATTTCCGGTCTCCACCGCCCGGCATGGGTATGGGCCAGAACCGCGGCCCCATGGGGGGCGGCCCGCAGGGTGTGGGCGGCCCTCCCGGCGGGGGCCCGAAGCCCGAACCCCCTAAGCCGCCCATCTCGACGTCCACGCCGCCCGCCTCGTCCACCTCTACCGCCACTACCTCGGGCCCCGCCGGCAGCCAGGCCGGCTCCGCGGCGccggtggggcagcagcagcagcagcagccacaggccgcTGGACAGCAACAATCGCAGGCCCAGGCTGCCGCCTCCGCGCCCCCTTCCACCCCGACCGGCGCtggagggcagggccagcagcagccgccaccgAAACCgagcccctcccccgcaggcGGCCCCAAGAAAGGGCAAGGCCAGTCTCCGGGCGGGGGGCCGAAGGGGCCGGGGGGCCCCCAGCAAGGCCCGGGCGGTCAGCACCCcaaaggggggcaggggcaccggGGCGGCCCGGGCGGCGAACAACGCGGAaggggccaggcccagcagcacctTGGCCAAGGGCTCCCTCCGCAGCAGGGCCCGGCCGGAGGCGGCGGCGAGAAGAGCGCGGATGAG GGCTTTAAAGCAAATCTGTCTCTCCTGAGGCGGCCTGGAGAAAAGACCTACACTCAACGTTGCCGTCTGTTTGTGGGCAACTTGCCTGCTGACATTACGGATGAAGAGTTTAAAAGATTATTTGCTAAGTATGGGGAGCCTGGAGAGGTTTTTATCAATAAGGGGAAAGGATTTGGATTCATTAAGTTG GAATCCAGAGCCCTGGCTGAAATTGCAAAGGCTGAACTTGATGATATTCCCATGAGGGGCCGACAACTTCGTGTTCGTTTTGCCACGCATGCTGCTGCTTTGTCCGTGCGTAATCTTTCACCCTATGTGTCCAATGAGTTACTGGAGGAATCCTTTTCACAGTTCGGTCCAGTTGAAAGAGCTGTTGTGATTGTAGATGATCGTGGCAGATCAACAGGAAAAGGCATTGTTGAATTTGCATCGAAGCCAGCTGCAAGAAAAGCATTTGAACGGTGTACCGAAGGAGTATTCTTGTTGACAAC tacTCCTAGGCCAGTTATTGTGGAGCCACTTGAACAGCTGGATGATGAAGATGGTCTTCCAGAAAAGCTTGCTCAGAAGAATCCAATGTATCAAAA GGAACGAGAAACTCCACCCCGCTTTGCTCagcatggcacttttgaatttgAATATTCCCAGAGGTGGAAGTCCTTAGATGAAATGGAAAAACAGCAAAGAGATCAGGTAGAGAAAAACATGAAAGATGCAAAGGACAAGCTTGAAAGTGAAATGGAAGATGCCTATCATGAACATCAGGCAAATCTCTTGCGTCAAG ATCTTATGAGGCGTCAGGAAGAATTGAGGCGTATGGAGGAACTTCATAATCAAGAAATGCAGAAACGTAAGGAGATGCAGCTGAG GCAGGAGGAAGAACGTCGTCGACGGGAAGAGGAAATGATGATTCGTCAGCgtgagatggaggaacagatgagAAGACAAAGGGAAGAGAACTACAGTAGAATGGGTTACATGGATCCA agagagagagacatgagaATGGGTGGTGCCAGCACAATGAACATGGGAG ATCCCTATGGTGCAGCAGCTCAGAAATTCCCACCTATGGGTGGTGGTGCCGGCATAGGTTATGAAGCCAGTCCTGGAGTTGGCCAACCAGCCATAAGTGGTTCTATGATGGGAAGTGACATG CGTACTGAacgctttgggcagggagctgcgggGCCTGTGGGTGGTCAGGGTCCTAGAGGACTGGGGCCTGGAACACCAGCAGGATATGGTAGAGGGAGAGAAGAATATGAAGGCCCAAACAAAAAGCCCCGATTTTAG